One genomic segment of Erysipelotrichaceae bacterium 66202529 includes these proteins:
- a CDS encoding PTS sugar transporter subunit IIC: MDVNIIQALLVFVVAFIMGIDQFSFLESLYQPIVLGPIIGAILGNFELGIVVGGAYQLVQIGSMPIGGAQPPNAIMGTIMTAVFAVSMNLEPTAEGVGLAVGLAIPFAVFGQYAVTLTFTIMSGLMAKADKAAEEADGKAIAMINFTEMAILGILFGILAVAGVYGGSKLGVTLKDLSFQFSWVMAGLDAAGGAMKFVGFAILMKVMMSGEMWGFLFAGFVMANICMGIESVSSATLLLCAFVGLAIALYDYQINTKIKNNAGSNVGGVSDGI; encoded by the coding sequence ATGGATGTAAATATCATTCAAGCTTTACTGGTATTCGTAGTGGCGTTCATTATGGGTATTGACCAGTTCAGTTTCTTAGAGTCCCTGTATCAGCCAATTGTGCTGGGACCAATTATTGGTGCTATCTTAGGCAACTTTGAATTAGGTATCGTTGTCGGTGGTGCATATCAGTTAGTACAGATTGGTAGTATGCCAATCGGTGGAGCACAGCCGCCTAACGCAATCATGGGTACTATCATGACTGCTGTATTCGCTGTTTCCATGAATCTTGAACCAACTGCTGAGGGTGTAGGTCTGGCTGTAGGTCTGGCTATTCCATTCGCAGTATTCGGACAGTATGCAGTTACTTTAACATTTACAATTATGTCCGGTTTAATGGCGAAGGCTGATAAAGCTGCTGAAGAAGCAGACGGAAAAGCAATCGCAATGATCAACTTCACTGAAATGGCAATTCTGGGTATCCTGTTTGGTATCCTGGCTGTAGCTGGTGTTTACGGAGGATCCAAGCTTGGTGTAACTCTGAAAGACCTGTCCTTCCAGTTCTCTTGGGTAATGGCTGGATTAGACGCTGCCGGTGGTGCTATGAAGTTTGTTGGTTTCGCTATCCTGATGAAGGTTATGATGTCCGGCGAAATGTGGGGCTTCCTGTTCGCAGGTTTCGTTATGGCAAATATCTGTATGGGTATTGAATCCGTAAGCAGCGCTACTCTGTTGCTGTGTGCTTTCGTAGGTCTGGCTATTGCATTATATGACTACCAGATCAACACAAAAATCAAAAATAATGCAGGTTCAAATGTAGGAGGTGTTTCTGATGGCATATAA
- a CDS encoding PTS system mannose/fructose/sorbose family transporter subunit IID: MAYNIPERYSDLTPAAKLDKKTLNKMVWMSCFLQASFNYERMQACGWLWGILPGLQKIHTNKDDLKASMAHNLDFLNTHPFLVTFVMGIVLSLEQNKADTATIRSVRISAAGPLGGIGDALFWLTLVPITAGITANMALNDKSIIGAILFLIIFNAVQFAVRYFLMHWSYNLGTKAVTMLTSNAKEFTRAASILGIFTVGALIANYGSTSLRIAIADPAINVQNLLNGILPKLLPLVITIGLYFLIKKGWTPIKCILLILVAGIVGCAFGIFAGDSKAIDENGNSINGGYNPLVSWYDYPEPAPAEKSGQQAYDAIQGVVDQLNKAGVNVTMPE; encoded by the coding sequence ATGGCATATAATATTCCTGAAAGATATAGTGACTTAACTCCGGCAGCTAAGCTGGATAAGAAAACACTGAACAAGATGGTATGGATGTCATGCTTCCTGCAGGCTTCTTTCAACTATGAAAGAATGCAGGCCTGTGGATGGCTGTGGGGTATTCTCCCAGGTCTTCAGAAAATCCATACAAACAAGGATGATCTGAAGGCTTCCATGGCGCACAACCTGGACTTCCTGAACACTCACCCGTTCCTGGTTACCTTTGTAATGGGTATCGTATTGTCTCTGGAACAGAACAAAGCTGATACAGCTACCATCCGTTCCGTACGTATCTCCGCTGCCGGACCTTTAGGTGGTATCGGTGATGCATTGTTCTGGCTGACCTTAGTTCCAATTACTGCAGGTATCACTGCAAATATGGCACTGAATGACAAGAGCATTATTGGTGCTATTCTGTTCCTGATCATCTTCAATGCTGTACAGTTTGCGGTTCGTTATTTCCTGATGCACTGGTCTTACAACCTTGGTACTAAGGCTGTAACCATGCTGACAAGCAACGCAAAAGAGTTTACACGTGCTGCTAGTATTCTTGGTATCTTTACAGTAGGTGCTTTGATTGCTAACTACGGTTCTACTTCTCTGCGTATTGCTATTGCAGATCCTGCAATCAATGTACAAAATCTGTTAAACGGTATCCTGCCGAAGCTGCTGCCTCTTGTTATCACAATCGGTCTGTACTTCCTGATCAAAAAGGGTTGGACACCAATCAAATGTATCCTTCTGATTCTGGTAGCAGGAATCGTAGGTTGCGCATTCGGTATCTTTGCTGGTGACTCTAAGGCAATTGATGAAAATGGTAACTCAATCAATGGTGGATACAATCCGCTTGTTTCCTGGTATGACTATCCAGAACCTGCTCCTGCAGAAAAATCTGGACAGCAGGCATATGATGCTATCCAGGGCGTTGTAGATCAGCTGAATAAAGCTGGTGTCAACGTAACAATGCCTGAATAA